Part of the Paludisphaera borealis genome, GTTACTTACGAGGCGACCAAGTGGCAGTACACGCACGGGGTCAAGAACCTAGAGCTCGTCAGCCCGGACGGGGCGGCCCACGACCAGTTCTTGCTCGATCGCAAGGGGAATGACGAGATTCAGCTCGACTTGTTCCTCAGCTACGGCAGCAACCCGCCGCTGTACCCGAGCTGGCAGGAGTATTTCCGCAAGCACCAGCCGCCGGTCCTGATCGCTTGGGGGAAGAATGACCAGATATTCCCGGCCGCCGGCGCCGAGCCCTATAAGCGCGACCTGAAGACGTTGGAGTACCACCTGCTCGACGCTGGACACTTCGCCCTGGAAACGAACGGCGATGAGATCGCCAAACTGATGCGGGAGTTCCTCGACAAGCATGTGACGCAACAGTAGACACCGATGTCTCCCTAGCGTGGCCTCGACGTTTCCGGAGATTCCTTCGATGCACAATAACGACCGGCAACGAGGAGCTTCACGATGGAGATCAACAAGAAGGACACCGCTGTCGTCGTCATCGACCCTCAGAACGACGTCTTGAGCGAGACGGGCGTCTCCTGGGGGCTGGTCGGCGACAGCGTCAAGGAGAACAACACCGTCGAGAACATCGCACGACTCTTCAGAGCCGCGAAGGATGGTGGTTTCGGCGTCTTCATCTCCCCTCACTACCTTTACCCGGCCGACCAGGCGTGGCGATTCGGCGGGGCGGTCGAACGGATGATGTTGGAGAGCAAGGAGTTCTTTCGCCACGACCCGCTCAGCCTCGACGGGTTGCCCGGCTCGGGGGCCGACTGGCTCGATAGCTACAAGCCGTTCATCGAAGACGGCAAGGCGATCGTGGTCAGCCCCCACAAGGTGTGGGGACCGCAGACCAACGACCTCGTCCTGCAACTCCGTAAGCGCCGCGTCGACAAGATCGTCCTGGCGGGGATGCTCGCGAATCTGTGCGTCGAGAGCCACCTGCGTGAACTGATCGAGCAGGGGTTCGAGGTGGCCGTGGTCAAGGACGCGACGGCCGGGCCCCGGCACCCCCAACTCGGCGACGGCTATCAGGCCGCGCTCGTCAACTATAAATTCATCGCCAACGCGGTGCTGACTACCGACGAGGCGGTGAACGCGATGCAGGCATAGATAGGCCCTCAGCTTCTCACTTGCGATGGGCGATCGAGCGTCTTCAGGAAGTTCAAAGCGACAAATCAAGGCATTGCTCAATTATGTCGACTTTCACGCTCATTCACGTTGCCATCAGCCTGGCGGCGATTGTCTCGGGATTCATCGTCGTATTCGGAATGATCGCCGGGAAGCGGTTCGACCGCTGGACCGCGTTCTTCCTGGCTACCACGGTCGCGACGAGCATCACCGGCTTCATGTTCCCGATCCACGGCATGACGCCCGGGCTCGCTCTCGGCCTGATCTCACTCCTGGTGCTGACGCCCGTGATCTACGCTCGCTACTCCCGCCGTCTCACGGGCGTCTGGCGTCGGGTGTACGTCGTTGGCGCCGTGTTCGCTTTCTATCTCAACTTCCTGGTTTTGATCGTGCAGTCCTTCCAGAAGGTCCCGGCGCTCAAGTCGCTCGCGCCGAACCAGACGGAGCCCCCCTTCGTGGCCGCTCAACTCGTCGCAATGGCGGCGTTCGTCGTCCTCGGCGCTCTCGCGGCGAAAAGGTTCCGCGAACAACCGGTCACGGCGTCGTGATGAGACGGGCGACGTCGCCCATGAAGTCAATCCGCGTCGCTTCAGCGCAAGGCAAGTTTTCAACGAGCCGGCGTGAGTCGCCGTCGCGCCGGCTCCAAGCTCGGAAAGAAGAGCTGCTTCGATG contains:
- a CDS encoding cysteine hydrolase, whose amino-acid sequence is MEINKKDTAVVVIDPQNDVLSETGVSWGLVGDSVKENNTVENIARLFRAAKDGGFGVFISPHYLYPADQAWRFGGAVERMMLESKEFFRHDPLSLDGLPGSGADWLDSYKPFIEDGKAIVVSPHKVWGPQTNDLVLQLRKRRVDKIVLAGMLANLCVESHLRELIEQGFEVAVVKDATAGPRHPQLGDGYQAALVNYKFIANAVLTTDEAVNAMQA